The Candidatus Methanomethylicota archaeon genome has a segment encoding these proteins:
- a CDS encoding aldehyde ferredoxin oxidoreductase, producing the protein MIGGYCGKILEVNLSKSKIHVADANEDVLRHYIGGRGLATKILWDRLGSRWSKVDPLSPENLLIVATGPLTGFYPGGRICISGKSPQSNGIIGSTVGGEAGIDLKCAGYDAIVIEGASKDPVYLWIKDDEVEIRDASKYWGLDGKDTVVKLTKDAVDYLNSKYRRFGEWKDPSILYIGPAGEKLCRVAVVMEKWTHAAGYGGYGAVMGSKKLKAIVIKGSGPLPEIHNPIKFHNLLYRAYDECIRRDGMRRWGTGSGGYSVGAMQSSEPVKNWQEEWHDERSFGVDEFERRVWIKRYWGDYGCPTTCLKIALVKCGPYAGSLTDNPDYELQAYLGTNLGIFTPEENVYVASIVDDLGICGINGGNVLGFAAELYQRGILTKEDLGGLDLSWGNAKAFGELAKMIAYRIGIGDILAEGTYRAALKLGKMKGVDLLPYAVQVKGVAVGAHGIRSRMDYPTPIAYACSVQGGDHTSVARLPIDSNGGEIVRIMCDSAVVCIFNFFPNPSLMWEFYEAVTGIKINPHDWCYSDGLRILHIQRAALLLGGPDFYWDPKVHDDNPLRFYEPLPTGPYKGQAADRSEVENLKKQYYEAVGWDEYGIPRSDKLRELGLEDVDLALEEVRKRLKHS; encoded by the coding sequence ATGATTGGAGGTTATTGTGGTAAAATATTGGAGGTAAATTTGAGTAAAAGCAAAATCCATGTTGCTGATGCCAATGAGGATGTGCTTAGACATTACATTGGCGGTAGAGGTCTTGCAACGAAGATACTCTGGGATAGGCTTGGTAGTAGGTGGAGTAAAGTTGACCCATTATCCCCTGAAAACCTATTAATAGTTGCCACGGGACCCCTAACTGGATTCTACCCTGGAGGCAGAATATGCATATCTGGTAAGTCTCCACAAAGCAATGGGATTATAGGCTCTACTGTTGGAGGTGAAGCCGGCATAGATTTGAAATGTGCTGGATATGATGCAATCGTAATTGAAGGTGCATCTAAGGATCCAGTATACTTATGGATTAAAGATGATGAAGTGGAAATTAGGGATGCCTCAAAATATTGGGGTTTAGATGGTAAGGATACAGTTGTAAAGTTGACTAAGGATGCCGTAGATTACTTGAATAGCAAGTATAGACGATTCGGGGAATGGAAAGATCCATCCATCCTATACATAGGTCCAGCCGGGGAGAAGCTGTGTAGGGTTGCTGTGGTTATGGAGAAGTGGACTCATGCTGCTGGTTACGGTGGTTATGGAGCTGTGATGGGTTCCAAGAAGCTTAAAGCCATTGTGATAAAGGGTTCAGGGCCTCTGCCAGAAATACATAACCCAATAAAATTCCACAACCTACTGTACAGGGCATATGATGAATGTATCCGTAGGGATGGTATGCGGAGGTGGGGTACTGGTTCTGGTGGATATAGTGTTGGGGCAATGCAGAGTTCTGAACCTGTGAAGAATTGGCAGGAGGAGTGGCATGATGAGAGGAGTTTCGGTGTAGATGAATTTGAACGTAGGGTTTGGATTAAACGTTATTGGGGTGATTATGGTTGCCCAACAACATGTTTGAAGATTGCGTTAGTTAAATGTGGCCCATATGCTGGATCATTAACGGATAATCCAGATTACGAGTTGCAAGCATATCTTGGCACAAATCTGGGAATATTTACTCCAGAAGAAAATGTTTATGTTGCATCCATTGTTGATGACCTTGGAATATGTGGAATAAATGGTGGTAATGTTCTTGGATTTGCCGCCGAACTATATCAACGTGGAATATTGACGAAGGAAGATCTTGGAGGTTTAGATTTAAGTTGGGGGAATGCAAAGGCCTTTGGTGAACTTGCAAAGATGATAGCATATAGGATTGGCATTGGAGACATACTTGCAGAGGGTACTTATAGAGCTGCTTTAAAGCTTGGTAAAATGAAGGGGGTGGATCTACTCCCATATGCTGTTCAAGTTAAGGGTGTTGCTGTGGGTGCTCATGGTATAAGGAGTAGGATGGATTACCCAACACCCATAGCTTATGCATGTTCAGTTCAAGGTGGAGATCACACTTCAGTGGCCAGACTACCCATAGATTCTAATGGTGGTGAAATTGTTAGGATAATGTGTGATTCCGCTGTGGTCTGCATATTCAACTTCTTCCCAAATCCATCGCTAATGTGGGAATTCTATGAGGCTGTAACTGGAATTAAGATTAATCCACATGATTGGTGCTATAGTGATGGACTTAGAATACTACATATTCAACGTGCAGCTTTACTGCTAGGTGGACCAGACTTCTATTGGGATCCAAAGGTTCATGATGATAATCCACTGAGATTTTACGAACCTCTACCCACTGGTCCATATAAGGGTCAAGCTGCTGATAGGAGTGAAGTTGAGAATTTGAAGAAGCAGTATTACGAAGCCGTTGGGTGGGATGAGTATGGAATACCTAGAAGTGATAAATTGAGGGAGCTTGGACTTGAAGATGTGGATTTAGCTTTAGAGGAGGTTAGGAAGAGGTTAAAGCATAGTTAG
- a CDS encoding YgeY family selenium metabolism-linked hydrolase codes for MKYREKLENLISKLIATPSTSGNEREIAEIIKDKLNEIGFDKVEIDKYGSVIAVAKGKSNLNILFEGHLDHVPPGNINAWKYPPYNAKIVNDEVYGRGAVDMKGPIASLITAMEEALKREFEVNIQLAFVVHEETVEGEAIKRIIEEGILDKPEVAILIEPTNLNVAIGHRGRSLIRVKLMGKTAHASMPDLGVNAIEAASKFIIRLREKLNLNLPIHPVLGKATITPIKIKCQPEGLPQIPDEAEVILDRRMIIGEDESSVIKPLMELVNELISSKEALNGFVEIVEEEVKCWTGASMKVKDFFPAWLMSIEKLEDMGIRELIKAMGGRYMVWDFSTDGVYIANSNIKTFGFGPGDWKMAHQPNEKISLKDMDRAVEGYKKILEVLDRKLMI; via the coding sequence ATGAAGTATAGAGAGAAGCTGGAAAATCTAATATCAAAACTCATAGCAACCCCAAGCACATCTGGAAACGAGAGGGAAATAGCTGAAATCATAAAGGATAAGCTAAATGAAATAGGCTTCGATAAAGTTGAAATAGATAAATATGGAAGTGTAATAGCTGTTGCCAAGGGTAAAAGCAATCTAAACATATTATTTGAAGGACATTTAGATCACGTTCCACCTGGAAATATCAATGCATGGAAATATCCACCATACAATGCAAAAATTGTGAATGATGAAGTTTACGGTAGGGGGGCTGTAGATATGAAGGGGCCAATAGCTTCACTAATAACAGCCATGGAAGAAGCCTTGAAAAGGGAATTTGAAGTGAACATTCAATTGGCATTCGTAGTTCATGAAGAAACAGTTGAAGGGGAAGCTATAAAGAGGATAATTGAAGAGGGGATATTGGATAAACCGGAAGTTGCAATACTTATAGAACCAACAAACCTAAATGTGGCAATTGGGCATAGGGGTAGAAGCCTAATAAGGGTTAAATTGATGGGGAAAACTGCCCATGCAAGTATGCCAGATCTAGGGGTAAATGCAATAGAAGCCGCTTCAAAATTCATTATAAGGTTAAGGGAGAAATTGAATTTGAATCTCCCCATACATCCAGTACTGGGGAAAGCCACCATAACCCCAATAAAAATTAAATGTCAACCTGAAGGACTACCACAAATCCCAGATGAAGCAGAAGTAATTCTTGATAGGAGAATGATAATAGGTGAAGATGAAAGTAGCGTCATAAAACCTCTAATGGAACTAGTTAATGAACTAATAAGCAGTAAAGAAGCTTTGAATGGATTTGTGGAAATAGTTGAAGAGGAAGTTAAATGTTGGACTGGAGCATCAATGAAGGTGAAAGACTTCTTCCCAGCATGGCTAATGAGCATTGAAAAATTGGAGGATATGGGAATTAGAGAACTTATCAAAGCTATGGGTGGAAGATATATGGTATGGGATTTCAGCACAGATGGAGTCTATATAGCAAACTCAAATATAAAGACATTTGGATTCGGACCTGGAGATTGGAAGATGGCACATCAACCAAATGAGAAGATAAGTTTAAAGGATATGGATAGAGCTGTTGAAGGATATAAAAAGATTTTGGAAGTTTTGGATAGGAAGCTGATGATCTAA
- a CDS encoding 4Fe-4S dicluster domain-containing protein, whose protein sequence is MAVKSQIWIMRDYANCSGCRLCEVVCSLVHEGRIWPEASRIRVFKFVPGVEFPHFCSQCEDYPCVAACPVKALSVNESTGAVIVDESKCIMCGKCIDACPGHIPHKHPAKNHVVICDLCGGYPKCVEICQKAKYNALWIVDRSGLGKQTKLYARTPKEISDELVIRLYGEFGRRFL, encoded by the coding sequence ATGGCTGTGAAATCTCAGATTTGGATTATGAGGGATTATGCCAATTGTAGTGGTTGTAGGCTTTGTGAAGTTGTTTGCAGCTTGGTTCATGAGGGTAGGATATGGCCTGAAGCTTCTAGAATTAGGGTTTTCAAGTTTGTCCCAGGGGTTGAGTTTCCACATTTCTGTTCTCAGTGTGAGGACTATCCATGTGTAGCTGCATGTCCAGTTAAAGCTTTATCCGTTAATGAAAGTACTGGTGCAGTTATTGTTGATGAGAGTAAATGTATAATGTGTGGGAAATGTATAGATGCATGTCCAGGGCATATTCCCCATAAGCATCCAGCTAAGAATCATGTGGTCATATGTGATCTATGTGGTGGGTATCCAAAGTGCGTTGAAATATGTCAGAAGGCTAAGTATAATGCGTTGTGGATTGTGGATAGAAGTGGATTGGGTAAACAGACTAAGCTTTATGCAAGGACACCTAAGGAGATTTCAGATGAACTTGTAATTAGACTTTATGGTGAATTTGGGAGGCGATTCCTATGA